From one Ooceraea biroi isolate clonal line C1 chromosome 7, Obir_v5.4, whole genome shotgun sequence genomic stretch:
- the LOC105287998 gene encoding uncharacterized protein LOC105287998 gives MKFVCINISDKLAVCIDSIDISRSAILSFDNFKFAVSYRTGCKEQLSCSVFSRSLSPKDGFRERRIVLEVSQSVHCKCFGDYSIFLPRKLMKDSSSNVSRRQSPAKVQRKPVASLGKCVLWFYK, from the exons atgaaatttgtatgcataaatataagCGATAAGTTAGCCGTCTGCATCGATAGTATCGATATTTCGAGATCCGCCATATTGTCCTTCGATAATTTCAAATTCGCGGTCAGTTACCGGACCGGATGCAAAGAGCAATTGAGCTGCTCCGTGTTCTCGCGCTCGTTATCGCCGAAAGATGGATTTCGCGAGCGCAGAATCGTCTTGGAAGTCTCACAAAGTGTTCATTGTAAG TGTTTTGGTGACTATTCTATCTTCCTGCCCCGGAAATTGATGAAGGACTCTTCTTCGAACGTTTCACGACGCCAATCTCCCGCCAAAGTACAACGAAAGCCCGTCGCGTCGTTGGGTAAGTGCGTATTGTGGTTTTACAAGTAA